In Paenibacillus guangzhouensis, a single window of DNA contains:
- the argB gene encoding acetylglutamate kinase, whose amino-acid sequence MNTKFVMKCGGSTLAALPDAFFEDLRRLQADGIIPVIVHGGGPAISETLTKLGIETEFVGGLRKTNDAVLDVVEMVLAGQINKEIVRKIGMSGAKALGLSGVDGGLMQTVPVANAAEVGFVGDVVDIRAEIIEGIIRMGYMPVIAPIGISADGTQRFNINADTAAGAVASHIGVAQMIVVTDVPGIMKKIDGELQVLPKITIAEIEEMIATGEIYGGMIPKVRAAMQCIQGDVKEVVIVNGTEPNVLSRTLHGEAIGTRIVTA is encoded by the coding sequence ATGAATACAAAGTTTGTAATGAAATGCGGAGGCAGCACGCTCGCTGCGCTCCCGGATGCCTTCTTTGAAGATTTACGCAGGCTGCAAGCGGACGGCATCATCCCAGTCATTGTGCATGGCGGTGGTCCGGCGATATCGGAGACTCTGACGAAGCTAGGGATCGAGACGGAATTCGTAGGTGGACTTCGCAAGACGAATGATGCGGTCTTGGATGTCGTCGAGATGGTGCTTGCGGGGCAGATCAACAAAGAGATCGTTCGTAAAATCGGCATGAGCGGTGCAAAAGCTCTTGGTCTCTCCGGCGTGGATGGCGGCCTGATGCAGACGGTACCGGTAGCGAATGCCGCTGAGGTAGGTTTCGTCGGAGATGTCGTAGACATTCGAGCAGAGATCATCGAGGGCATTATCCGTATGGGCTACATGCCTGTCATCGCCCCAATCGGCATATCGGCGGATGGTACGCAGCGCTTCAATATTAATGCGGATACCGCGGCGGGTGCAGTTGCTTCCCACATTGGGGTCGCGCAGATGATCGTTGTGACGGATGTGCCGGGCATTATGAAGAAGATCGATGGCGAGCTGCAAGTTCTGCCGAAGATTACGATAGCAGAGATTGAAGAGATGATTGCAACAGGTGAAATATATGGCGGTATGATTCCGAAGGTCCGCGCTGCGATGCAATGTATCCAAGGTGATGTGAAGGAAGTCGTCATCGTCAATGGCACGGAACCGAATGTACTGAGCCGAACATTACATGGTGAAGCGATTGGTACGCGAATTGTGACTGCATAA
- a CDS encoding acetylornithine transaminase, translated as MSGTQEKGQGQVQSALFPTYARFPISLVKGEGSYVWDEEGRKYLDFTSGIAVNGLGHAPKQVKEKLVSQLDELWHVSNIYQIPNQEKAAQLLTANSCADAVFFCNSGAEANEAAIKLARRYHQKVLGNGRYEVITFTQSFHGRTLATLTATGQDKVKDGYLPLPEGFKHVPMHDEKALEAAIGEHTCAIMLELVQAEGGIVPVEPSFVQHIVKLCKEHNLLLIIDEVQTGIGRTGKLFAYEHYGIEPDIFTLAKALGSGFPVGAMLGKAYLRDAFTAGSHASTFGGTPIAMAAVIATLETIVNERLSEHAADMGDYLMQQLQEKLEGNTYVTGIRGKGLIIGIECIEPAGPIIAEAQQKGLLTVAAGPNVVRLLPNLLVTREEIDIAVGVLNDILTAKAAVKQ; from the coding sequence ATGAGTGGAACACAGGAAAAAGGTCAAGGTCAGGTACAAAGCGCGTTATTCCCAACGTACGCAAGATTTCCGATTTCGTTAGTGAAAGGCGAAGGAAGTTATGTATGGGATGAGGAAGGCCGCAAATATCTTGATTTCACGAGCGGTATCGCCGTCAATGGTCTAGGGCATGCACCGAAGCAGGTGAAGGAGAAGCTCGTTTCCCAGTTAGACGAATTGTGGCATGTGTCGAATATTTATCAAATCCCGAATCAGGAAAAGGCAGCGCAGCTGCTGACAGCGAATAGCTGTGCAGACGCGGTGTTCTTCTGTAACTCCGGTGCGGAAGCGAATGAGGCAGCCATCAAACTAGCTCGTCGCTATCATCAGAAGGTGCTTGGGAATGGACGTTATGAGGTGATCACGTTCACGCAATCCTTCCATGGACGCACGCTAGCGACCTTAACGGCGACAGGACAGGATAAAGTGAAGGATGGCTACTTGCCGTTGCCGGAAGGCTTCAAGCATGTGCCGATGCATGATGAGAAAGCGCTCGAAGCTGCGATCGGAGAGCATACGTGCGCGATTATGCTGGAGCTGGTGCAAGCGGAAGGCGGCATCGTTCCTGTGGAACCATCGTTCGTGCAGCACATTGTGAAGCTGTGCAAAGAGCATAATCTCCTCTTAATCATTGATGAGGTTCAGACTGGAATCGGCCGTACAGGCAAATTGTTCGCTTATGAGCATTACGGTATCGAACCGGATATTTTCACGTTAGCCAAAGCGCTTGGTAGTGGATTCCCGGTTGGGGCGATGTTAGGCAAAGCTTATCTGCGTGATGCATTTACAGCAGGAAGCCATGCTTCCACCTTCGGCGGGACACCAATTGCGATGGCTGCCGTCATTGCGACGCTCGAGACAATTGTGAACGAGCGATTGTCGGAACACGCCGCAGATATGGGCGATTATTTAATGCAGCAGCTGCAAGAGAAGCTGGAAGGCAATACGTATGTGACCGGCATTCGCGGCAAAGGCTTGATTATCGGCATCGAGTGCATTGAACCGGCAGGTCCGATTATTGCGGAAGCGCAGCAGAAAGGACTACTGACAGTGGCCGCAGGCCCGAATGTGGTTCGGTTACTGCCGAATCTACTGGTCACACGCGAAGAGATTGATATTGCCGTTGGTGTATTGAATGACATATTAACCGCGAAGGCAGCGGTGAAACAATAG
- a CDS encoding YitT family protein codes for MNISQKTKRNERIVKPLHPILLGIIEFTLVIIGCFSIAVSFNLFMLAHQIASGGVSGISILVQHFTGIQPAYTQWIINIPLFILGVVLVGKNFGIKVLVGIFFLPLFILLTKDWPTPTDNALLASIYGGLGVGLGLGLVYRARGSTGGLDLVAQLINRFTGLSYHLAVPMLDGIVILCAGIFLSPEKALYALIGLFVTSKTIDAIQTGFNVSKVAFIISNEAEKLQQAILNDLDRGLTELDGRGGFTGEERKILMVVLSQTEVSKLKVLVKMVDPSAFVIISDTKEVLGEGFKLHT; via the coding sequence ATGAACATAAGTCAAAAAACGAAAAGGAACGAACGGATCGTAAAGCCTTTGCATCCAATATTACTTGGCATTATCGAATTTACGCTTGTCATTATCGGATGCTTCAGTATTGCAGTGAGCTTTAACTTATTCATGCTGGCGCATCAAATCGCTTCCGGCGGCGTGTCGGGGATCTCGATATTGGTACAGCACTTCACGGGGATTCAACCAGCTTATACACAGTGGATCATCAATATCCCGCTATTTATTCTAGGCGTCGTTCTAGTAGGCAAAAATTTCGGTATCAAAGTACTCGTTGGAATTTTCTTTCTTCCATTATTCATTCTGTTGACGAAGGATTGGCCTACACCAACCGATAATGCGCTGCTGGCATCCATTTACGGTGGGCTCGGGGTTGGACTCGGCTTAGGACTCGTGTATCGCGCGAGAGGGTCAACGGGTGGCTTGGATTTGGTCGCACAGCTGATCAACCGATTTACCGGATTGAGTTACCATCTTGCCGTACCTATGCTCGATGGCATCGTCATCTTGTGCGCAGGGATATTCTTGTCGCCGGAGAAGGCGCTGTACGCGCTGATCGGTCTATTTGTAACGAGTAAGACGATCGACGCCATTCAGACCGGGTTCAACGTCTCTAAGGTTGCATTCATCATATCCAATGAAGCAGAGAAGCTGCAGCAGGCGATTCTGAATGATTTGGACCGTGGATTAACCGAGTTGGACGGCCGGGGCGGCTTCACAGGGGAAGAGCGCAAAATCTTAATGGTCGTTCTATCGCAGACCGAAGTCAGCAAATTGAAGGTGTTGGTGAAAATGGTGGACCCATCGGCATTCGTCATTATTAGTGATACAAAGGAAGTCTTGGGCGAAGGCTTCAAACTTCATACGTAG
- the argJ gene encoding bifunctional glutamate N-acetyltransferase/amino-acid acetyltransferase ArgJ: MGVQHFTVVENGSVTVPKGFKAGGLHCGLKKTERNDLGAILCEVPATAAAVYTTNVFQAAPLKVTRESIAAEGKLQAVIVNSGNANACTGKQGEQDAYQMRDEIAAQLGVSSHYVAVASTGVIGELLKMDRVSAGIAKLPARLSSDAAGAEDFSQAILTTDLVKKEICVAVQVGGHTVHIAGAAKGSGMIHPNMATMLAFMTTDAVIDQAALQQLLGQTTDVTFNMITVDGDTSTNDMLVAMASGLAGNESLQPNHPDWDAYAAAFRHVCEHLAQAIARDGEGATKLVEVNVNGAVSDSSARAIAKTVIGSSLVKSAVFGADANWGRIIAAVGRAGEPVNPETVDIRLGDITVLTQSRPVPFDEEIALEYLKGNTVTIHVALNNGDGVATAWGCDLTYDYVRINAAYRT; this comes from the coding sequence ATGGGCGTACAGCATTTTACGGTGGTGGAGAATGGCTCGGTGACCGTACCGAAGGGATTCAAGGCCGGGGGCCTACATTGCGGATTGAAGAAGACAGAACGTAACGATCTAGGAGCGATTCTATGCGAGGTGCCAGCGACGGCAGCGGCAGTCTATACGACGAACGTATTCCAAGCGGCTCCGCTCAAGGTAACGCGCGAGAGTATTGCAGCTGAAGGCAAGCTGCAAGCTGTGATCGTGAACAGCGGGAATGCGAATGCGTGCACAGGAAAGCAGGGCGAACAAGATGCGTACCAGATGCGCGATGAGATTGCAGCCCAACTCGGCGTGTCAAGTCATTATGTGGCGGTCGCTTCGACCGGTGTCATCGGCGAATTGCTGAAGATGGACCGCGTTAGCGCGGGGATTGCGAAGTTGCCTGCGCGTCTATCGAGTGATGCGGCAGGAGCGGAAGACTTCAGCCAAGCGATTCTAACGACGGATCTCGTAAAAAAAGAAATTTGTGTCGCCGTGCAAGTTGGCGGACATACAGTTCATATCGCGGGTGCAGCCAAAGGCTCTGGTATGATTCATCCGAATATGGCGACGATGCTGGCGTTCATGACGACGGATGCGGTGATCGATCAGGCTGCGCTGCAGCAGCTGCTCGGTCAGACAACAGATGTCACATTTAATATGATTACGGTAGACGGCGATACCAGTACGAACGATATGCTCGTAGCGATGGCAAGCGGTCTTGCGGGTAATGAGTCACTTCAGCCGAATCACCCGGATTGGGACGCTTATGCAGCCGCATTCCGCCATGTGTGCGAACATCTGGCCCAAGCGATCGCACGGGACGGCGAAGGGGCGACGAAGCTGGTTGAGGTGAACGTAAACGGCGCAGTATCGGATTCATCCGCACGAGCGATTGCGAAGACGGTCATCGGCTCCAGCCTGGTGAAATCAGCCGTATTCGGCGCTGATGCGAACTGGGGACGGATTATTGCGGCCGTGGGCCGTGCAGGTGAGCCTGTTAATCCAGAGACGGTAGATATTCGACTCGGCGACATTACGGTGCTAACCCAATCGAGACCGGTTCCATTTGACGAGGAGATCGCGCTTGAATATTTGAAAGGCAACACCGTGACGATCCATGTCGCCCTGAACAACGGGGATGGCGTCGCTACAGCATGGGGCTGTGATTTAACGTATGATTATGTTCGCATCAATGCGGCGTATCGGACGTAG
- a CDS encoding IPT/TIG domain-containing protein: protein MQSFFKKVNVMMVFLLVIMMIPYQTTSYAAANDYVSVTKVVDPTVITTEQEAEVKLSIKGTPPVNVVMPNDVILIIDKSGSMSPDYKPNNGEDKMTAAKNAAKGFIDLMDMTKHRVGVIDFSSANMTKLLPLTTDKDKVKNYIGSIEANGATATGNAIDMAIKELENHRPEAQPVIVIMTDGDATEPQGTAYEYALEKAQAAKDAGIVFYTIALLQPKENPETSGPNKLLKEMATTSAHHHFVLGSVGLSEIYAAIVKEIGMASAYNVQVTDIVSPEFEIVPGSYDSNIPKPTVAGNSLTWNFQELKNSDLSFTYKIKPKDPNKAGTFQASTTASIITYKDYAGAARQKAIPSVAVQVKLSAPVVTSIEQNFGKPEGGETVTIKGDNFRPGAAVTFGSGTATNIKVISKNEITATVPAGTVGTTVTVTVKNTDNQMATIPYSYKAAPVVTSIKPNNGPLAGGTSVLIEGNYFSNAIEVKFGDKVAPIKRYTNTKLIEVNSPATTNSGPVDVVLTNPDGTTVTVPGGFTYNAPVVVKLTVTSVSPNIGELAGGDAVYFDGTKFTTETKVFFGDAEAKILTFYSDKRFNVLTPTGKTPGAVEVKLVNPDGETVIIPAGFTYKPAPVKPAPTLTSITPDSGLITGGTSVSIMGSGFLEGVKVYFGTNEAAIAKLNSGSQITVTSPAVAAEGPVNVKVVNPDGQEVMKENGFNYLPIPPIVPAITSISPTSGPFVGGTVVYINGKDFDKGMKVYFGDKEVAIGMYYGSTRIQVTAPPATVAGAVNVRVVNPDGREGNVAAGYTYEAPIVPKAPSIKAISPDNGPLAGKTSVYIDGADFVKGLKVYFGSQEATVISFYNSGRLLVMSPTATVAGPVDVEIVNPDGLSAKASAGFTYNAPPAPKAPSITAISPNNGPIAGSTNVYIDGADFVNGLKVYFGNNEATILSFYNSTRILVRTPSSPTEGIVDVKIINPDNLSVVAAGGFTYFKPAPLPVTITTVTPDRGILAGGGTIDISGTNFQGQAKVQFGSQLVPIDYYYGSGKIRVKVPASATPGSVDITITNPDGGTATAVQAYTYEIAIPAITAITPNHGPMSGGTAVYIDGKNFDRDLVLTVNGKQVAVTTYYNSGRILFITQSSTISGSVSIVITNPSTGEKATGTFTYDAPPPVPAPAITRITPNSGPLAGRTVVYIDGSNFVNGLKVYFNGVEAQMFSFYGATRLGIFSPAASAAGIVDVKIVNPDGQVTNSVQFEYK, encoded by the coding sequence ATGCAATCTTTTTTTAAGAAGGTAAATGTGATGATGGTATTTCTTCTTGTGATCATGATGATACCATATCAAACGACTTCGTATGCGGCAGCAAATGATTATGTATCCGTAACGAAAGTAGTGGATCCAACTGTGATAACAACTGAGCAAGAAGCAGAAGTAAAGCTAAGTATCAAGGGGACACCACCAGTAAATGTGGTCATGCCGAATGACGTTATCTTGATCATTGACAAGTCCGGTAGTATGAGTCCGGATTACAAACCCAACAATGGTGAAGATAAAATGACGGCAGCTAAGAATGCAGCTAAAGGTTTTATCGATTTAATGGATATGACCAAACATCGCGTTGGAGTTATTGACTTTAGTTCTGCAAACATGACCAAATTACTTCCATTAACGACGGATAAGGACAAAGTAAAAAACTATATTGGCTCGATCGAAGCAAATGGTGCAACGGCAACAGGCAATGCAATCGATATGGCTATAAAAGAACTTGAGAATCATCGGCCAGAAGCGCAACCGGTAATCGTTATTATGACTGACGGTGACGCAACCGAACCCCAAGGGACAGCTTATGAATATGCCTTGGAGAAAGCACAGGCTGCTAAGGATGCAGGTATTGTTTTCTATACGATTGCTTTGCTGCAGCCGAAAGAAAATCCCGAAACAAGCGGTCCTAATAAATTGCTGAAAGAAATGGCAACAACGTCCGCTCACCATCATTTCGTACTAGGTTCCGTTGGTTTGAGTGAGATCTACGCGGCAATTGTTAAAGAAATAGGTATGGCGAGCGCTTATAACGTTCAGGTTACTGACATTGTATCACCAGAATTTGAAATCGTCCCTGGCTCGTATGACTCGAATATTCCGAAGCCAACGGTTGCAGGGAATTCGCTAACATGGAACTTCCAAGAGTTGAAGAATAGCGATTTATCCTTTACCTATAAGATTAAACCGAAAGACCCGAACAAGGCAGGTACTTTCCAGGCTTCGACAACTGCTTCGATTATCACGTATAAAGACTATGCTGGGGCAGCACGTCAAAAGGCGATTCCATCAGTTGCTGTACAAGTGAAGCTTTCTGCACCAGTCGTTACTTCGATCGAGCAGAACTTTGGTAAACCTGAAGGTGGAGAGACGGTAACGATTAAGGGTGATAATTTCAGACCAGGTGCTGCAGTAACATTTGGATCGGGTACAGCAACGAATATCAAAGTCATTAGTAAAAATGAAATTACTGCGACAGTTCCAGCAGGTACAGTTGGAACAACAGTAACAGTTACTGTAAAGAATACGGATAATCAGATGGCTACGATACCTTATTCTTATAAGGCGGCTCCTGTTGTGACCTCCATCAAGCCTAATAATGGGCCGTTGGCAGGTGGAACATCTGTCTTGATCGAAGGCAATTATTTTTCTAATGCAATTGAAGTGAAGTTTGGGGACAAAGTTGCACCAATAAAACGTTATACGAATACAAAGCTCATTGAAGTAAACTCTCCAGCAACTACCAATTCAGGCCCTGTAGATGTTGTGTTAACGAACCCAGACGGCACGACTGTTACAGTACCTGGTGGATTTACTTATAATGCGCCGGTTGTCGTGAAACTTACGGTTACTAGCGTCTCCCCTAACATTGGCGAATTAGCGGGTGGAGATGCCGTATATTTTGATGGTACTAAATTTACTACCGAGACAAAAGTATTCTTTGGGGATGCAGAAGCCAAGATACTTACGTTTTATTCCGATAAACGCTTTAATGTGTTGACGCCTACTGGTAAGACACCAGGGGCAGTGGAAGTGAAGCTAGTTAACCCAGATGGAGAGACAGTAATCATCCCAGCTGGTTTTACGTATAAGCCTGCACCGGTCAAGCCTGCTCCAACACTTACAAGTATTACCCCGGATAGTGGATTAATTACTGGCGGAACAAGTGTTAGTATTATGGGAAGTGGATTTTTAGAGGGTGTCAAAGTATACTTTGGAACTAATGAAGCGGCTATTGCTAAATTGAACTCTGGTTCACAGATTACAGTCACGTCACCTGCGGTTGCGGCAGAAGGCCCTGTCAATGTAAAAGTTGTAAACCCGGACGGCCAAGAAGTAATGAAGGAAAACGGGTTTAACTATTTGCCGATTCCACCGATTGTCCCTGCTATTACGAGTATTTCTCCGACCAGCGGCCCATTTGTCGGGGGGACCGTTGTTTATATCAACGGAAAAGATTTTGATAAAGGCATGAAAGTCTATTTTGGTGATAAAGAAGTAGCTATTGGGATGTATTATGGTAGTACGAGAATTCAAGTCACTGCTCCGCCAGCCACAGTAGCAGGTGCAGTGAATGTGAGGGTCGTCAACCCGGACGGTAGAGAAGGAAATGTAGCAGCTGGGTATACCTATGAAGCACCGATTGTCCCGAAGGCACCTTCAATTAAAGCAATTTCACCGGATAATGGACCTCTAGCAGGTAAGACGAGTGTTTACATTGATGGTGCTGATTTTGTAAAAGGGTTGAAGGTATATTTTGGTTCACAAGAAGCTACGGTTATTTCGTTCTACAATAGCGGTAGATTGCTTGTCATGTCACCGACGGCTACCGTTGCAGGTCCTGTTGATGTAGAAATTGTAAATCCAGATGGACTGTCTGCAAAAGCTTCGGCTGGATTTACTTATAATGCACCACCAGCGCCAAAGGCACCGTCCATTACAGCAATTAGTCCGAATAATGGGCCAATCGCTGGAAGTACTAACGTCTATATTGATGGAGCGGATTTTGTTAATGGATTAAAGGTTTATTTTGGTAATAATGAAGCTACTATCCTTTCGTTCTATAATAGCACTAGGATCCTTGTAAGAACGCCATCGTCGCCGACTGAGGGAATCGTGGATGTGAAAATTATTAACCCAGACAATCTATCTGTGGTTGCTGCAGGAGGTTTTACGTACTTTAAACCAGCGCCATTGCCAGTTACTATAACGACAGTAACTCCGGATAGAGGAATTTTAGCCGGTGGAGGTACCATTGATATCAGCGGGACGAACTTCCAAGGACAAGCAAAGGTTCAATTTGGATCGCAACTAGTGCCTATTGACTACTATTATGGAAGCGGCAAGATTCGCGTGAAGGTGCCTGCCTCGGCTACTCCGGGTTCGGTTGATATTACCATAACAAATCCTGATGGCGGAACTGCAACTGCAGTTCAAGCCTATACGTATGAAATAGCGATCCCTGCCATTACTGCGATAACACCGAATCATGGTCCAATGAGTGGCGGAACAGCCGTCTATATTGATGGTAAAAATTTTGATCGCGATCTAGTATTAACGGTTAATGGAAAGCAAGTGGCTGTAACCACTTACTATAATAGTGGACGGATACTTTTCATTACGCAAAGCAGTACGATTAGCGGTTCTGTATCAATTGTTATTACAAATCCATCAACAGGTGAAAAAGCAACTGGTACATTCACATATGATGCACCGCCGCCTGTTCCGGCTCCTGCAATTACAAGGATTACACCAAATTCCGGGCCTCTTGCCGGAAGAACAGTCGTATATATTGATGGAAGCAACTTCGTTAATGGACTTAAAGTATACTTTAACGGTGTAGAAGCTCAAATGTTCTCATTCTATGGAGCGACTAGGTTAGGGATTTTTTCTCCAGCAGCAAGTGCTGCAGGTATTGTTGATGTCAAGATCGTTAATCCAGACGGTCAAGTAACTAATTCTGTTCAGTTCGAGTACAAATAA
- the argC gene encoding N-acetyl-gamma-glutamyl-phosphate reductase — translation MNTTLRAAVVGSTGYGGVELIRFLSGHPKVQITSVISSSSSGERLSDGFPHLTEIITDTLDGVDIPLIREKADVVFTATPHGVSAKLVPQLLEAGLKVIDLSGDFRLKDGAVYEKWYKHAPADEALLAQAVYGLSEVFGDQVEGLDFVSNPGCYPTATLLGLVPAVAAGWIDPKSIIIDAKSGVSGAGRGTSLTAHYAEINENFKAYKVNKHQHTPEIEQILSQVAGEPVTVTFTTHLVPMTRGIMSTMYATLNGSHTEAELVQLYRQYYEGRRFVRVRDTGVWPATKEVYGSNYCDIGFSVDERTGRVTIISVIDNIVKGAAGQAIQNLNIMMGWDETLGLSLTPVYP, via the coding sequence ATGAATACAACATTGCGAGCTGCGGTCGTCGGTTCGACTGGCTACGGCGGCGTAGAGCTGATCCGTTTCCTAAGCGGACATCCGAAAGTACAGATTACATCCGTCATATCATCATCGAGTAGCGGTGAGCGTCTATCGGACGGTTTTCCGCATTTGACAGAGATTATTACCGATACCTTGGATGGGGTAGATATCCCGCTGATTCGAGAGAAAGCCGATGTTGTATTCACGGCGACACCGCACGGGGTAAGCGCGAAGCTGGTACCGCAGCTGCTCGAAGCGGGTCTGAAGGTGATCGATTTATCCGGTGATTTCCGGTTAAAAGATGGCGCGGTCTACGAGAAGTGGTACAAACACGCACCGGCAGACGAGGCCTTGTTAGCACAGGCTGTCTATGGGCTCAGCGAAGTGTTCGGAGATCAGGTGGAGGGCCTTGATTTTGTATCGAATCCAGGTTGTTATCCGACAGCAACATTATTAGGACTCGTACCTGCTGTAGCAGCAGGGTGGATTGATCCGAAGAGCATCATCATTGATGCGAAATCGGGTGTGTCCGGTGCAGGACGCGGAACAAGCCTCACAGCGCACTATGCTGAGATTAATGAGAATTTCAAAGCGTACAAAGTGAATAAACACCAGCATACGCCAGAAATCGAACAGATTCTAAGTCAAGTAGCTGGGGAGCCTGTGACGGTGACGTTCACGACGCATTTGGTACCGATGACGCGCGGCATTATGTCGACGATGTATGCTACATTGAACGGATCGCATACCGAAGCGGAACTGGTTCAACTATATAGGCAATATTACGAAGGCCGCCGATTCGTTCGGGTTCGCGACACGGGCGTTTGGCCGGCGACGAAGGAAGTATACGGCTCCAATTATTGCGATATCGGCTTTTCCGTGGATGAGCGCACAGGACGGGTTACGATCATTTCGGTGATCGATAATATTGTGAAGGGCGCCGCAGGGCAAGCGATTCAGAATTTAAACATTATGATGGGCTGGGATGAGACGTTGGGGCTCTCCCTCACGCCTGTCTATCCATAA